The following coding sequences lie in one Silurus meridionalis isolate SWU-2019-XX chromosome 19, ASM1480568v1, whole genome shotgun sequence genomic window:
- the myg1 gene encoding UPF0160 protein MYG1, mitochondrial isoform X2 — protein sequence MYPVKIGTHDGTFHCDEVLACYLLRQLPDYKDAEIIRTRDPVELAKCDIVVDVGGVYDQKQHRYDHHQRSFKETFNSLCPEKPWVTRLSSAGLVYLHFGRQILSHLTGLEQGNRQLEILFDKMYENFVEEVDAVDNGISQHDGEARYTVSTTLSARVSHLNPWWNSDFQDTEEGFKKAISLVGEEFLGRLHYYQNAWLPARVVVEAAIQTRHQVDASGEILLLAQGGCPWKDHLFSLEKELKLDLTIKFVLYPDQNGQWRVQCVPAGLNTFHNRYE from the exons ATGTATCCTGTTAAAATTGGCACACACGACGGAACTTTTCATTGTGATGAAGTTTTGGCATGCTATCTTTTACGTCAGCTGCCGGATTACAAG GATGCCGAAATAATTCGGACTCGTGACCCTGTTGAGCTGGCGAAGTGTGATATTGTGGTCGACGTTGGCGGAGTCTACGATCAAAAACAACACCGATACGACCATCATCAAAG GTCCTTTAAGGAGACCTTCAACAGCTTATGCCCAGAGAAGCCATGGGTAACCAGGCTGAGCTCAGCTGGTTTGGTTTATCTTCACTTTGGTCGTCAAATACTTTCCCATCTTACAGGCTTGGAGCAAGGCAACAGGCAGCTGGAGATCCTTTTTGATAAG aTGTATGAAAACTTTGTTGAGGAAGTGGATGCTGTAGATAATGGGATTTCTCAGCATGATGGAGAGGCACGATATACTGTTAGCACAACTCTCAGTGCTCGTGTCAGTCATCTTAACCCATGGTGGAACAGTGACTTCCAGGACACAGAG GAGGGTTTTAAGAAAGCCATCTCCCTGGTGGGAGAAGAATTCTTAGGCCGGTTGCACTACTATCAAAATGCATGGCTCCCAGCAAGAGTGGTAGTGGAGGCTGCTATTCAAACAAGGCATCAG GTGGATGCCAGTGGTGAGATACTTTTGTTGGCTCAAGGGGGGTGCCCTTGGAAAGACCATCTCTTCTCCCTGGAAAAAGAACTGAAACTTGATTTAACAATCAAGTTTGTGCTCTATCCAGATCAAAATGGGCAGTGGAGAGTCCAGTGTGTGCCAGCTGGACTCAACACATTCCACAACAG GTATGAATGA
- the myg1 gene encoding UPF0160 protein MYG1, mitochondrial isoform X1: MYPVKIGTHDGTFHCDEVLACYLLRQLPDYKDAEIIRTRDPVELAKCDIVVDVGGVYDQKQHRYDHHQRSFKETFNSLCPEKPWVTRLSSAGLVYLHFGRQILSHLTGLEQGNRQLEILFDKMYENFVEEVDAVDNGISQHDGEARYTVSTTLSARVSHLNPWWNSDFQDTEEGFKKAISLVGEEFLGRLHYYQNAWLPARVVVEAAIQTRHQVDASGEILLLAQGGCPWKDHLFSLEKELKLDLTIKFVLYPDQNGQWRVQCVPAGLNTFHNRLSLLEDWHGIRDSALSQISGIPDCVFVHSSGFIGGNKTKEGVLDMARRTLEASYRCNANIC, translated from the exons ATGTATCCTGTTAAAATTGGCACACACGACGGAACTTTTCATTGTGATGAAGTTTTGGCATGCTATCTTTTACGTCAGCTGCCGGATTACAAG GATGCCGAAATAATTCGGACTCGTGACCCTGTTGAGCTGGCGAAGTGTGATATTGTGGTCGACGTTGGCGGAGTCTACGATCAAAAACAACACCGATACGACCATCATCAAAG GTCCTTTAAGGAGACCTTCAACAGCTTATGCCCAGAGAAGCCATGGGTAACCAGGCTGAGCTCAGCTGGTTTGGTTTATCTTCACTTTGGTCGTCAAATACTTTCCCATCTTACAGGCTTGGAGCAAGGCAACAGGCAGCTGGAGATCCTTTTTGATAAG aTGTATGAAAACTTTGTTGAGGAAGTGGATGCTGTAGATAATGGGATTTCTCAGCATGATGGAGAGGCACGATATACTGTTAGCACAACTCTCAGTGCTCGTGTCAGTCATCTTAACCCATGGTGGAACAGTGACTTCCAGGACACAGAG GAGGGTTTTAAGAAAGCCATCTCCCTGGTGGGAGAAGAATTCTTAGGCCGGTTGCACTACTATCAAAATGCATGGCTCCCAGCAAGAGTGGTAGTGGAGGCTGCTATTCAAACAAGGCATCAG GTGGATGCCAGTGGTGAGATACTTTTGTTGGCTCAAGGGGGGTGCCCTTGGAAAGACCATCTCTTCTCCCTGGAAAAAGAACTGAAACTTGATTTAACAATCAAGTTTGTGCTCTATCCAGATCAAAATGGGCAGTGGAGAGTCCAGTGTGTGCCAGCTGGACTCAACACATTCCACAACAG GCTGTCGCTGCTGGAGGATTGGCATGGGATTAGGGACAGTGCCTTATCCCAAATCAGTGGAATCCCTGATTGTGTCTTTGTTCATTCTAGCGGTTTCATTGGGGGAAACAAAACCAAGGAAGGTGTTCTTGACATGGCTAGAAGAACATTGGAGGCATCTTACAGATGCAATGCAAATATTTGCTAA
- the myg1 gene encoding UPF0160 protein MYG1, mitochondrial isoform X3: MYPVKIGTHDGTFHCDEVLACYLLRQLPDYKDAEIIRTRDPVELAKCDIVVDVGGVYDQKQHRYDHHQRSFKETFNSLCPEKPWVTRLSSAGLVYLHFGRQILSHLTGLEQGNRQLEILFDKMYENFVEEVDAVDNGISQHDGEARYTVSTTLSARVSHLNPWWNSDFQDTEEGFKKAISLVGEEFLGRLHYYQNAWLPARVVVEAAIQTRHQVDASGEILLLAQGGCPWKDHLFSLEKELKLDLTIKFVLYPDQNGQWRVQCVPAGLNTFHNR, from the exons ATGTATCCTGTTAAAATTGGCACACACGACGGAACTTTTCATTGTGATGAAGTTTTGGCATGCTATCTTTTACGTCAGCTGCCGGATTACAAG GATGCCGAAATAATTCGGACTCGTGACCCTGTTGAGCTGGCGAAGTGTGATATTGTGGTCGACGTTGGCGGAGTCTACGATCAAAAACAACACCGATACGACCATCATCAAAG GTCCTTTAAGGAGACCTTCAACAGCTTATGCCCAGAGAAGCCATGGGTAACCAGGCTGAGCTCAGCTGGTTTGGTTTATCTTCACTTTGGTCGTCAAATACTTTCCCATCTTACAGGCTTGGAGCAAGGCAACAGGCAGCTGGAGATCCTTTTTGATAAG aTGTATGAAAACTTTGTTGAGGAAGTGGATGCTGTAGATAATGGGATTTCTCAGCATGATGGAGAGGCACGATATACTGTTAGCACAACTCTCAGTGCTCGTGTCAGTCATCTTAACCCATGGTGGAACAGTGACTTCCAGGACACAGAG GAGGGTTTTAAGAAAGCCATCTCCCTGGTGGGAGAAGAATTCTTAGGCCGGTTGCACTACTATCAAAATGCATGGCTCCCAGCAAGAGTGGTAGTGGAGGCTGCTATTCAAACAAGGCATCAG GTGGATGCCAGTGGTGAGATACTTTTGTTGGCTCAAGGGGGGTGCCCTTGGAAAGACCATCTCTTCTCCCTGGAAAAAGAACTGAAACTTGATTTAACAATCAAGTTTGTGCTCTATCCAGATCAAAATGGGCAGTGGAGAGTCCAGTGTGTGCCAGCTGGACTCAACACATTCCACAACAGGTGA